GGGGTTCCCAGTGACGTAAATTGTGTTCTCGGTTCTATCTCGGTGCCTTTCCGTGAATGTATTTTTCATCCACTCCGCAGAAGTACTGGCTACCGACCAGCGAGTCCCAACTGAGTTCAGAAACGAGTATTCATCCTCGACTTCCCGCATCAAGTCCACTCGGCACGCATCCAGAATGAGGAGAACGTCCCAATCATCGGAGAAAATGTTTTTCCCTTTTTTGTTGCCGAACAGAGAGCAACCTGCTCGTAGCATAGATTCGTAACTATAGAAGAATCCCTCACGAACCAGTTGCTTGAGTCCTTGAGACCGATAAATCTGCAATCCAGACTGAGTTAGAGATTGCTTTGAGCCGGTCATAGATACCTGATTCTACGATAGCGGTAAAAACAGTTCGCACTTGTCTAAATAATTTCTAAGAGGAATAAGGGCTTAGTCGAATGCTTCTCGTAACTCCGCATCGACATCCCAGGTTCCATCCGAATCACCCACTATGAGTTCGACGCTCGCACGCAGGAGCGACACTTGTGTGTCGAAAACTGAGTACAATGCTTGTGCTGAGCCAAGCCAATCCCGCTGTCCGAGGTAGACGAACAGACCGGCCGCGAGTGGTAGACCAAGGCCGATTGCGCCCCACTCTAGAATGGCGCCAACAGTCCCAACCACTAGCGTAGAGAGCAGCAGCCACGGGGAGAGTATCATGAACCACCAGTTGAACGGCAACACGACCTTACCGTACTTGCCGTACTTTCCGAGTGCGTCTCGGTGCTGGACCAACAACCGAATCAGCCCCATCCCACGCCGGTCTTTCTGCTTGCGACGCTTGACGAAGTTCGAGAAACTCGCTTCCTTGTACCGGACGGCCGGATCGAAGATCACTCGCCCTCCCTGCCGGCGAATCTTCAATGCCAGTTCCGTGTCGTCCGCAAGAGAATTTGGATCAATCGGCAACAGCGCGTCGTTCTCGAAGGCGGAGAACGGTCCGTGGAAGATGAGCGTCGAGTCGAGATGCGATTCCAACTGTTGGATGTGGGACTGCACGCCGCGATAGCCGGACTCGACTTCACTCCCACCCAGGACTTCCACGTTCTGTCCGGTCACGGCCGCGATGTCGTCGTCCGCGAGGTTCGCAGCGGCCTCTCGAAGCACGTCCGACGGGAGCTTCGAGTCGCAGTCGGTCTTCACGACCATTTCGTTGTCGGCAGCCTCGTAGGCATCGTTGAGCGCGGGAGCGAGTCCGCGGCGTTCGTCTTCCTCGAGCAACACCAGGTCGGGGGCTTCGCGGTCTGCGAAGAAATCTCGAATTATCGCTCGGGTGTCGTCGTCGCTCGAATCAACGACCACCAATTCCACTTTCTCCATCGGGTAGTCGAGTTCGAGGATATCCTCGAGTTTCGTCTCGACAATCTTCTCCTCGTTGTACGTCGGAAGTACAATGCTGACTGATGGCTCCCAGTCCTGCTTGTCCGCGGGCGACCCCGATGGACGAATCCACGCGTACAGCGCGAGATACGCCACGTAGGGGATGGCCGCAACAGCCGCGAGTACAATCGCGGCCACGGCGAGTAAGTTCATGACCGCGGGTTTGTCACCTTCCGGTAAAACACCACCGCCCTCACTTGGAAGGAATACGTTTTTGCGCTTTCCCTATCGAATCCAACTCAATGACGGAGTACGAGAACGTCTGCGCCCTCGTGCCGACCCGCAACGAGGCCGCGACTATCGGCGACGTCGTGGGCGGCCTCTACGACGTGGGCATCGAGAGCGTTCTCGTCGTGGACGGCCACTCGACGGACGACACGAGAGAGATCGCCGAAGAGCACGGCGCGCGAGTGGTCCAGCAATCGGGCGACGGCAAGGGACAGGCCGTCCGCCAAGGCGTCGCCGAAATCGACGAGGCGTACGTCCTCCTCCTCGACGGCGACATGACGAACCCTCCGGAACAAGCCCCGCGCCTCCTCGACCCGCTCGTTTCAGGGAGCGTAGACCACGTTATCGGCGATCGAACCGCCGACATGCGGTCGGGCGCGATGAGCAAACTGAACCAGGTGGGCAACCGCCTCATCAACGCGGCGTTCCGGCGCATCCACGGCGAGGACTACGGCGACATCCTCTCGGGGTATCGAGCATTTACGAGAGATTCCTTCGATCGGATGTTCCTCTCCGCTGAGGGGTTCGGCATCGAGACGGAGATGGCCGTGGAGTGCGCGCGCCACGGCATCCCGGTCGAGGTCGTGCCGACGACGTACCGCGCGCGGCCGGACGGCTCGGAGACGAACCTCCATCCGATTTCCGATGGCGCGCGCATCATCCTCACGCTCTACAGTCTCGCGAAGACGTCGAATCCGCTGTTCTACTTCGGGAGCATCGGCGCGGGGTTCGGCGCGCTCGGCGCGGCGCTCGCGGGCTACGTTGCGTGGGACTGGTTCGCAAACGGCGTCTCCCACGAGGTCATCGCGCTCGTCTCGGGCGTCAGCGTCCTCTTCGGCCTCCAACTCCTCATGTTCGGGCTGCTCTCGGACTTGGTGGTGACGCTCCACCGCGAGCAGACGCGTCGCCTGGAGCGCCTGCGGGACTGAACTCCAGAAGGCGCTTCAGCTCACGAGGGACTTCAGGCTCTCTAGCCAGAGTTTCGGCCCGCGCTTTCTCGCGCCGTCCACCGCGTGCCGGAGCGCGTCGTCCCCGTCGTTCATCACGCCGCGGCCGTGTCCCGTGAGGATGCGCTCGGGCGAGAATTTGCGGAGGACGCCCGGCGGTTTCACGCGGAGCATCGGGTGGACGCCGATGCGCTCTCTGCCGGTGGTGAAGTAGTCGGCGGTGCCGACGACGTCGCCGACGACGAGCGTCTCGCCGTCGTAGAGCGCGACCTCGTCCCAGCCCGGCCAGTCGACCGTCTGGACGACCTCGTAGTCCGTCCCGGGGAGCGCGCCGCCGACGCGCTCCGTGCGCGTCCCGAAGTCGAGGTCCACCGAGTCGGGGACGTAGACGGGCACGTCGTGGCGGCGCGCGATGGCTTCGCTGTCCCGAGAGTGACGGTCCATCAGGACGACGGCGCCCCTCACGTCGCCGAGGTCCGCGAGGAAGTCGTCCAAGCCGTCGGCGTCCACGGGGTCGATGACCCACACGTCTGCCGGTTCATTCTCGTCCTCGTTTTGGACGACGAGCGCGTGGCTCGCGCGCTGCATCGTCTCGTCCGAGTGGGCGATCCAGCCGACGCCGCCGTCGAATCGGTCGATTACCTCGAAGTCGGTGGCTCGACCGCCTGCTTTCATCGGCATACCCCCACGTACGCCTGCCACCACCAAAAAACGGGGTACGCCTTTGGTTCTCGCCGCGAAATCCGGGGATATGCTCGACGCCCTCGACTCGCTCGCGCTCGAAGTCCACCACCTCGACGACGCGAGCGACTTCTACGAGACACATCTGGGGTTGGACGGCACCCGAACGGACCACGAGGCCCGCTACGAGGTCGGCGACACGACGCTCGTGCTCCGCGAACCCTCGACGGTCCCACGGGGCGGCGTCCACGTCCACTACGCGTTCGCCACTACCGAAGACCGCTACGACGAGTGGTACGACGCCCTCGACGACGACTTCGACCTCGCGGAGTTCGACTTCGGGAGCGCGCGCTCGCTGTACTTCGACGACCCCGACGCCCACTGCGTCGAAATCGGGACCGCGGGACCGGAGGGCGACGACGCCCTCACGGGAATCTTCGAGGTCGTCCTCGAAGTCGAGGACCTCGCCAGCGCCGAAGCGTTCTACCGCGACCTCGGCTTCGAGGTGGTGGACCGCGGCGACGGCCGCGACCGCGTCCGCCTCGCCGGACCCGTCGACCTCGAACTCTGGGAGCCACAGCGCGGCATCGCCGACGCCCGCGGCGGCGTCCACGTCGACCTCGGCTTCCTCGCAGACGACCCGAGCGCGGCCGCCGCCGCGGTCGCGGACCGCGCCTGCGAGGTTGCCGACATCGAGGCCGGCGTCCGCGTTCGCGACCCCGACGGCCACTACCTGACGTTCCACGAGGCGTAAACACGCCGGGCTCGCAGCCGTCGGCCGAAGGTTTGTAGGCGCCTCGCAACGACCGGACGCGCATGGATTACGTGCTGGTCGGGGCGGGAGTCGGTATTGTGGTGGTGTTGCTCGGCGTTCTCGCGCTGTTGCGGCGGCGGTCGTCGGACGCCCGGGCGTCGAAGCGCGCCCACGAGGAAGCACAGGAGCGCGAGCCGCCCGTGGAAATCGGGGAGACCTACGAGTTCGGCGTGACGGAGTTCACGGACCACCACTCCGGGGAGCGCGTCGCCGTCGGGAAGGTGGAGGGATTCGTCGTGTTCACCGAGGACGTTCCGGGGAGCGTCTCCGAGGGCGACGTGATTCGCGCCAAAGTGTTGTCGTTCAACCGCGGCGAGACCTCGGCGGACGCGTCGTTCGTCGGGACGGCCTGAGGCCGCGAAGGAACGTCGGCCGCTCACTCGGTGTCTCGCGCCAGTCCGTCGAGGACGTACTCGGCCGAGGTCCGCGTCGTCGCAAGCGGCACGTCGTGGACGTCACAGATTCGCAACAGCGCGCTGATGTCGGGTTCGTGTGGCTGTGCGGTCAAGGGGTCGCGGAGGAAGACGATGGCGTCCAGTTCGTCCGCGGCGACCTCCGCGCCGATCTGCACGTCGCCGCCGAGGCGCCCGCTCTGCTTGCGCTCGACGTCGAGGCCCGTCTCGTCGGTGATTCGCTGGCCGGTCGTGCCGGTGCCGACGAGGTCGAACCCCGCGAGCAGGTCCTCGTAGGCCCGCACGAGGTCGATCATCTCGGGCTTCTCGTCGTCGTGAGCGATGAGCGCGACGCGCGTCATGGGTAGGCTGACGCGCGGCAGCGAGGAAAGCGTGGGTGGTCGTCACGGAAGTGACGAGCGCGAGGTGACGAACGACATTTGTAGGGGTCGGTCGTAGGCCCGGGCAAGGGGAACCTCTCGTGAACGTGAGCATCGTCGGCAGCGGGTACGTCGGCACGACAATCGCGGCGTGTTTCGCGGACCTCGGCCACGAGGTCGTGAACGTCGACATCGACGAGGACGTGGTGGAGACCATCAACAGCGGCGAGGCGCCCATCCACGAACCGGGTCTGGAAGAACGCATCGCCGAGCACGCGGGCGACCGACTGCGCGCGACGACGGACTACGAGACGGTCCGAGAGACGGACGTGACGTTCCTCGCGCTCCCGACGCCGTCCCGCGAGGACGGCAGCATCGATACGTCCATCATGGAGGCCGGAGCCGAGTCGCTGGGCGAGGCGCTCGCCGGGAAGGACGACCACGTCGTCGTCGTGAAGAGCACCGTCGTTCCGGGGACGACCGACAGCGTGGTCGCGCCCGCCATCGAGCGCGGCGGCTTCGACGGCGCGACGCTCGCGATGAACCCCGAGTTCCTCCGGATGGGGTCGGCCGTCTCGGACTTCCTCGACCCCGACAAGGTCGTCTTCGGCGCGACCAGCGAGGCGGGCTACGAGACGCTCCGCGAGGTGTACGAGCCACTGCTCGCGGACGCTGACGCCGCGGTCGTTGAGACTGACCTGCGGGAGGCAGAGATGATAAAGTACGCGAACAACGCGTTCCTCGCGTCGAAGGTCAGCCTCGTCAACGACCTCGGGAACATCTGCAAGGAGTTCGGCGTCGACGCCTACGAGGTGGCGGACGCCATCGCACACGACGACCGCATCAGCGGCCGGTTCCTGCGCTCCGGCGTGGGATGGGGTGGTAGTTGCTTCCCGAAAGACGTGGCCGCGATAATCGCCGCTGCGAAGTCCGAGGGCTACGACCCGACCGTCCTCGAAGCTGCGGTGGAACTGAACGACGGCCAGCCCGAGCGCTTGCTCGAACTACTGGACGACCACGTCGACGTGGGCGGCGAGCGCGTCGCCGTGCTCGGTCTCTCGTTCAAGCCGGGAACGGACGACATCCGCGGGACGCGTGCGATTCCGGTCATCGACGGCCTGCAGGAGCGCGGCGCCGACGTGGTCGCGTACGACCCGGTGGCGACCGAGAAGATGGCCGAGAAGCGCCCGGACGTCGACTACGCCGACAGCGCGCGAGAAGCCTTGGACGGCGCGTCCGGTGCGGTGGTCGTGACGGACTGGGACGAGTTCGGCGCGCTCGACGACGAGTTCGACGCGATGGCCGAGCGCGTGGTCGTCGACGGCCGGCGCATTGTGGAGCGCCGCGACGGCATCACGTACGAAGGACTGACGTGGTAGTCAGAGCCGGTCGGCGTCGACGCCGACGCCGGGCGGCGCGACGACGAGGAAGTCACGGAAGTGCATGAGGGTGCCGTCGGCGTTCTTGACGTCGCCGGCGAATCCGGCGGCGAGTTCGTTCAGGTCGCCTTCGACGGCGAGCAGGAGGACGTTGCCGTCCTCGATTTCTTGGAGCCACTCGGCGTCGGGCGTGGTACCGTCGAGGACGCCGAGGGTGACGTGGCCCTCGAACTCCTCCGGGAGGTCGATCTCCTCCTCGGCGCTTCGCAGGTCGAGATTGAAGCCGTCGCTCATGCTCGCAGGTGTGGCCCGCGCCGGCAAAAACCTTCCCGACAGAGGGTTTATGCGTCGGGATGGCGTCCGTTCACGTATGCCGAAGGTCATGCTCAGCGAGGAGACGGTGGAGCGACTGGAGGGCCTCCAGGAGGACGACGAGTCCTACGACGAACTCGTCACGGAGCTGTTGAACATCTACGAGGCCGAGGAGTTGACGCTGTTCCACTCGGGCGACGGCTAATTCTCGCTTGGGTCGCGTTCGCGGACGGCGGCGCGACAGACGTCTTCGAAGCGTCCCTCGTCTTCTAAGTGCGCCTGTAGTTCGTCGGCGTATTCGCCCGCGAGTTGCGTCGCTTCTCGTTCCAGTTCTTCGCTGCCGTCGTCGTCGCTGCCGCCGAGGCCGAGTGCGTCCTTGATGCCGCCGACGACGCCGCCCGAGGACGACCCGCCGTTGCCGCCTCCGCCGGCCATCGCGTTCATCTGGTCGTCGACGTTCTGCATCTCCGGGAGGACGTGTTCCAGTTTCGAGGTGTCCGCGGCGATTTCGGCGTTCTCGGGGTCGTCGGGGTTCTCGATTTCGAACTCGACGGCCGTCATCACGAGGCCCCACTGCGGGCGGGAGAGCGAGGAGCCCCGGATTCGGTCGCCGAACTTCTGGTCTACCGCCATGCGGGCACCGACGATGCGGTCCTGCCAGCCGTCACTCATGGCTCCGGGTACGCGGGCGGCGTGCTTGTATGCTGCGACGAAAAAACGAGCGAATCGAGTAGGGGGGCGCGTCCTCAGAAGGCGTCCGTCTCGCCCGTAATCTCCGCGTGGAGTTCCTCGCGGAGCGCGGTGTGGACGTGACAGATGCCCTCGGCGCGCTCGACGACGGCGTCGAACTCGTCGTCGGAGAGGTCGGCTTCCACGAGGATGTGGAAGCGAATCGCGGTGAGGTCGTCGTCCTCGTCGAGGTCACCCTCGACGTCGACGTCGATTCGGCCGAGGTCGTCGAAGCCCTCCTGCTGGCCGCCGACGCGGAACGCGGGGATGAAACAGGACGCGTAGTCGGCGATGAGTGTGGCGTTCGGGTCCGGGCCGTCCTCGCCGGTCGCGTCGATGGTCAGTTCGAAGTCCCCGACGCGGGACCGCGTGGTGTAGCCTTCCTCGGACGTGCTGGTAACTTCGATGGTCATTGCACGCGGACGGAGTCACGCGCGACCCGTAAGCGTTGTTCTTTCGGTGGGGTTCGCCCCGGACGCGCCCCCGTGACGAAACCGGACGCGGGCGGCGTGACGGCGGGGCGCCGTCAGTAGTAGAGCGCGTCCGCGAGGTCGAACGTCTCGTCGCCGTCGAGGACGTGGACGTCGGCCTGACTGCCGGTGGCGTCGACTTCGCGCTCGAAGTCCTCGATTTCGATTTCGATGGGCGGGAAGGTGTCGTAGTGCATCGGGAACGCGATTTCGGCGTCGAGCCAGTCGACGGCGACGGCGGCCTGCCACGGTCCCATGGTGAAGTGGTCGCCGACCGGGACGGCGACGGCGTCGGGTTCGAGGTACGTCGCGACGACGTCACGCATCTCGGTGTGGAGGCTGGTGTCGCCGGCGTGGTAGAACGTCGTGCTCTCGGCGTCCGCGACCTGCGTGGGCTTCGTGTCCGAAATCACGTAGCCAGCGGGCATCCCGGCGGAGGTGCCGTAGCCGGTGTCGATGCCGTTGGAGTGGTCGGCGCGCACCATCGTGACGTAGGCGTCGCCGAGTTCGACGGTGCCGCCGAGGTTCATCCCCGTCGAGTCGTCGATGCCGTACTCGTCGGTGAGGTAGCCCGTGAGTTCGGGCGTGCCGACGAAGTGCGCGCCGCGGTAGCGGTCCACGTCGGCGATGTGGTCCGCGTGCCCGTGCGTGAGCAGGACGTGGTCCGGGTCGAGTTCCTCCGGGTCCGTGTCCGTGTGGGGGTTGTCGAAGAACGGGTCGATGAGCAGGTCCGTTTCGCCGACTGAAACGTGCCACGTCGAGTGTCCGTGCCAAGTGAGTTCCATGCCGTCCGTAACTACTCTCGAATCCCACATAAAACGTGACGGCCGGTTGGTGGCCGCCGCGGGTCGAACCCGGACAGACTCGCGGAGTCCAGCACCGTTAGGTACCCCGGCGGAGTCGGTTCGGGCATGGACACGCGACGACTCGGCACGACGGAATTCGACGTGAGCGAAGTGGGCCTCGGCACGTGGGAAATCGGCGGCGAGTGGGGCGACGTCTCCGAGGACGAGGGCAAGCGCGCCGTCCACGCCGCGCTCGACGCGGGCGTGAACTTCCTCGACACCGCGGACGTGTACGGCGACGGCCGCAGCGAGCGCCTCATCAGTGACGTCCTCGAAGCGCGCGACGAGGAACCGGTAGTCGCGACGAAGGCGGGCCGCCGCCTCGACCCCCACGAGGCGGACCGGTACACGCACGAGAACCTCGAGCGGTTCGTCGACCGCTCGCGGGAGAACCTCGGCGTGGACTCGCTTGACCTCCTGCAACTGCACTGCCCGCCGACGGACGTCTACTACCGGCCCGAGACGTTCGACGCGCTCGCGGCCCTGCAGTCCGCGGGGAAACTCGACCACTACGGCGTGAGCGTCGAGCGCGTCGAGGAGGGCCTGAAGGCAATCGAGTACCCGGGCGTGGAGACCGTCCAAATCATCTTCAATCCGTTCCGGCAGCGCCCCGCCGAGCGCTTCCTCGACGCCGCCGCCGAGGCCGGCGTCGGCGTCATCGTGCGCGTCCCGCTGGCCTCGGGCCTGCTCACGGGGAACATCGACGCGGACGCGGAGTTCCCCGAGAACGACCACCGGAACTTCAACCGCGACGGCGACGCCTTCGACGTCGGCGAGACGTTCGCCGGCGTCCCCCTCGACGACGGCGTGACCGCCGTGGAGGCGCTCCGCGAGCACGTCCCCGACCACCTCACGATGGCGCAGTTCGCGCTCCGGTGGATTCTCGACTTCGAAGCCGTCTCCACCGTGATTCCGGGCTCTACGTCCCCGGAGCACATCGAGGCGAACGTCGCCGCGTCGAACGCCGCGCCGCTCAGCCACGAGGCCCACGGCGCCGTCCGCGACGTCTACGAACTCACCGTCGAGGAGCACGTCCACCAGCGCTGGTAGGAGACTCGGCTTGCCGCACCCGGAACGCTTAGGCGCGACCCACCGGAATCCGGGCTTATGCACCAGATGCGTTTTCGCGACCCGGCGGGGGCTGTCCGAACCGGCGAGTACGACGCCGACGCCGACACCGTCTCGTTCGGCGGGCGAACCTACGACACCGACGAGGTCGACGTGTTGCCGCCCTGTGACCCGTCGAAGGTCGTCTGTGTCGGGCGGAACTACGCGGCCCACGCCGAGGAGCGCGGCGAGGACGTGCCCGACCGCCCGCTGTTGTTCCTGAAGCCGCCGAACGCGCTCGCGGGGCACGGCGACACCGTCGAACTGCCCGCCGAGAAGCGCGTCGAACACGAGGCCGAACTTGCCGTCGTCGTCGGCGAGCAGTGCAAGCACGTCGACGAGGCCGACGCGATGGACGTGGTCGCGGGGTTCGCGTGTGCCGACGACGTGTCGAATCGCACCGACCAGCGCGAGGAACAGAACTGGGTTCGTGGGAAGGCCTTCGACGGCGCGTGCCCGCTCGGTCCGGTGCTCGCGACGCCCGACGAGGTGCCCGAGGACGCGAGCGTGGAACTGCGCGTGAACGGCGAGACGCGCCAGTCCTCGACCACCGAGCGCTTCATCTTCGACGTCCCCGAACTGATTGCGGAGATTACGGCGTTCGTCACCCTCGAACCGGGCGACGTGATTCTCACCGGCACCCCGGAGGGCGTCGGCGAACTCGCCGACGGCGACCGCGTCGAGGTCGAAGTCGAGGGCGTCGGCGTCCTCGAACACGACGTCGAGCGCGCGCCCTGAGAACCGCCGGCGCGCTCCGCGACCGCGCTACGCGCGCACCGTCACGTCGGAGGTGTTGCCCGCGGCCGCTGCGTTCTCCACGAACGAGTCGGCGCCCGCGAACACGACCACCGTCTCGTCGCTGACCGACGCGAGGCGGAACTGCTCCTCGTTGCCCGCGTCGTAGTCCGCGAACGCGTCGCCGAACTCCGTCGCTTCGCTCGCGTCGTCCCACCGGAGCACCCACGCGTAGGCGTCGTTCCCGCTGTCGTCCCGGAAGTAGACGAGGCGGTCCATCCCCCAGCCGGCGGCGGCGTCGGCGGCGCGCTCGAATTCCAACTCGGAGGAGAGCGCGAGGCGCGCGAACAGTTCGCCCTTCGTGCGGCCGCCGCCGAGCACGTCGAACTCGCTCTCGGAGGCGTTCGCTTCGACGGTCAGTTCCTTCGCTCGCTCGCCGTCCGGCGCGTAGCCGTGGAGCAGTTGCTCGGTCGTGCGCGGCGGATTCTCGTAGACGTCGACGACGCCGCTCGCGTCGTCGAGGCGCATCGCGAAGTACCGGGAGCCGTACTCGTAGGGCGCGATGCGGTACCGGACGTACGCCGAGGCGTTCGTCCAGCGCTCGGGAATCGCGGTCTGGTTCAGGGTGACGTTCTGGTACTCGATGCCGTAGCGCTCTTGGACGTACTCGGCGGAGCCCT
The nucleotide sequence above comes from Halobacterium litoreum. Encoded proteins:
- a CDS encoding glycosyltransferase, whose translation is MNLLAVAAIVLAAVAAIPYVAYLALYAWIRPSGSPADKQDWEPSVSIVLPTYNEEKIVETKLEDILELDYPMEKVELVVVDSSDDDTRAIIRDFFADREAPDLVLLEEDERRGLAPALNDAYEAADNEMVVKTDCDSKLPSDVLREAAANLADDDIAAVTGQNVEVLGGSEVESGYRGVQSHIQQLESHLDSTLIFHGPFSAFENDALLPIDPNSLADDTELALKIRRQGGRVIFDPAVRYKEASFSNFVKRRKQKDRRGMGLIRLLVQHRDALGKYGKYGKVVLPFNWWFMILSPWLLLSTLVVGTVGAILEWGAIGLGLPLAAGLFVYLGQRDWLGSAQALYSVFDTQVSLLRASVELIVGDSDGTWDVDAELREAFD
- the aglJ gene encoding S-layer glycoprotein N-glycosyltransferase AglJ; this encodes MTEYENVCALVPTRNEAATIGDVVGGLYDVGIESVLVVDGHSTDDTREIAEEHGARVVQQSGDGKGQAVRQGVAEIDEAYVLLLDGDMTNPPEQAPRLLDPLVSGSVDHVIGDRTADMRSGAMSKLNQVGNRLINAAFRRIHGEDYGDILSGYRAFTRDSFDRMFLSAEGFGIETEMAVECARHGIPVEVVPTTYRARPDGSETNLHPISDGARIILTLYSLAKTSNPLFYFGSIGAGFGALGAALAGYVAWDWFANGVSHEVIALVSGVSVLFGLQLLMFGLLSDLVVTLHREQTRRLERLRD
- a CDS encoding VOC family protein, whose product is MLDALDSLALEVHHLDDASDFYETHLGLDGTRTDHEARYEVGDTTLVLREPSTVPRGGVHVHYAFATTEDRYDEWYDALDDDFDLAEFDFGSARSLYFDDPDAHCVEIGTAGPEGDDALTGIFEVVLEVEDLASAEAFYRDLGFEVVDRGDGRDRVRLAGPVDLELWEPQRGIADARGGVHVDLGFLADDPSAAAAAVADRACEVADIEAGVRVRDPDGHYLTFHEA
- a CDS encoding TRAM domain-containing protein; translation: MDYVLVGAGVGIVVVLLGVLALLRRRSSDARASKRAHEEAQEREPPVEIGETYEFGVTEFTDHHSGERVAVGKVEGFVVFTEDVPGSVSEGDVIRAKVLSFNRGETSADASFVGTA
- a CDS encoding methylglyoxal synthase translates to MTRVALIAHDDEKPEMIDLVRAYEDLLAGFDLVGTGTTGQRITDETGLDVERKQSGRLGGDVQIGAEVAADELDAIVFLRDPLTAQPHEPDISALLRICDVHDVPLATTRTSAEYVLDGLARDTE
- the aglM gene encoding UDP-glucose 6-dehydrogenase AglM, whose amino-acid sequence is MNVSIVGSGYVGTTIAACFADLGHEVVNVDIDEDVVETINSGEAPIHEPGLEERIAEHAGDRLRATTDYETVRETDVTFLALPTPSREDGSIDTSIMEAGAESLGEALAGKDDHVVVVKSTVVPGTTDSVVAPAIERGGFDGATLAMNPEFLRMGSAVSDFLDPDKVVFGATSEAGYETLREVYEPLLADADAAVVETDLREAEMIKYANNAFLASKVSLVNDLGNICKEFGVDAYEVADAIAHDDRISGRFLRSGVGWGGSCFPKDVAAIIAAAKSEGYDPTVLEAAVELNDGQPERLLELLDDHVDVGGERVAVLGLSFKPGTDDIRGTRAIPVIDGLQERGADVVAYDPVATEKMAEKRPDVDYADSAREALDGASGAVVVTDWDEFGALDDEFDAMAERVVVDGRRIVERRDGITYEGLTW
- a CDS encoding DUF5779 family protein codes for the protein MSDGFNLDLRSAEEEIDLPEEFEGHVTLGVLDGTTPDAEWLQEIEDGNVLLLAVEGDLNELAAGFAGDVKNADGTLMHFRDFLVVAPPGVGVDADRL
- a CDS encoding DUF7557 family protein, which gives rise to MPKVMLSEETVERLEGLQEDDESYDELVTELLNIYEAEELTLFHSGDG
- a CDS encoding DUF5799 family protein, producing MSDGWQDRIVGARMAVDQKFGDRIRGSSLSRPQWGLVMTAVEFEIENPDDPENAEIAADTSKLEHVLPEMQNVDDQMNAMAGGGGNGGSSSGGVVGGIKDALGLGGSDDDGSEELEREATQLAGEYADELQAHLEDEGRFEDVCRAAVRERDPSEN
- a CDS encoding OsmC family protein; this encodes MTIEVTSTSEEGYTTRSRVGDFELTIDATGEDGPDPNATLIADYASCFIPAFRVGGQQEGFDDLGRIDVDVEGDLDEDDDLTAIRFHILVEADLSDDEFDAVVERAEGICHVHTALREELHAEITGETDAF
- a CDS encoding metal-dependent hydrolase, encoding MELTWHGHSTWHVSVGETDLLIDPFFDNPHTDTDPEELDPDHVLLTHGHADHIADVDRYRGAHFVGTPELTGYLTDEYGIDDSTGMNLGGTVELGDAYVTMVRADHSNGIDTGYGTSAGMPAGYVISDTKPTQVADAESTTFYHAGDTSLHTEMRDVVATYLEPDAVAVPVGDHFTMGPWQAAVAVDWLDAEIAFPMHYDTFPPIEIEIEDFEREVDATGSQADVHVLDGDETFDLADALYY
- a CDS encoding aldo/keto reductase, with the protein product MDTRRLGTTEFDVSEVGLGTWEIGGEWGDVSEDEGKRAVHAALDAGVNFLDTADVYGDGRSERLISDVLEARDEEPVVATKAGRRLDPHEADRYTHENLERFVDRSRENLGVDSLDLLQLHCPPTDVYYRPETFDALAALQSAGKLDHYGVSVERVEEGLKAIEYPGVETVQIIFNPFRQRPAERFLDAAAEAGVGVIVRVPLASGLLTGNIDADAEFPENDHRNFNRDGDAFDVGETFAGVPLDDGVTAVEALREHVPDHLTMAQFALRWILDFEAVSTVIPGSTSPEHIEANVAASNAAPLSHEAHGAVRDVYELTVEEHVHQRW
- a CDS encoding fumarylacetoacetate hydrolase family protein, giving the protein MHQMRFRDPAGAVRTGEYDADADTVSFGGRTYDTDEVDVLPPCDPSKVVCVGRNYAAHAEERGEDVPDRPLLFLKPPNALAGHGDTVELPAEKRVEHEAELAVVVGEQCKHVDEADAMDVVAGFACADDVSNRTDQREEQNWVRGKAFDGACPLGPVLATPDEVPEDASVELRVNGETRQSSTTERFIFDVPELIAEITAFVTLEPGDVILTGTPEGVGELADGDRVEVEVEGVGVLEHDVERAP
- a CDS encoding DUF2268 domain-containing protein gives rise to the protein MDRRRVLGVAVAVLFVTAGCQAPTNTATGDAATDAPTTERATEATTQTNTTGTNDGPAESTEFVTVTDDLPYDVAPIYRRTGRLLGLDQPSWPHTVVAVKEPPEGGSIGQASTSGFTNLVGIEPLPSAGEDGGVVTGAVTRGTDVTLFDHPNASAAFQQRILAHEFVHVFQTELPVRAAVDELDLRRNRAFLKGAMTEGSAEYVQERYGIEYQNVTLNQTAIPERWTNASAYVRYRIAPYEYGSRYFAMRLDDASGVVDVYENPPRTTEQLLHGYAPDGERAKELTVEANASESEFDVLGGGRTKGELFARLALSSELEFERAADAAAGWGMDRLVYFRDDSGNDAYAWVLRWDDASEATEFGDAFADYDAGNEEQFRLASVSDETVVVFAGADSFVENAAAAGNTSDVTVRA